The following is a genomic window from Marinococcus sp. PL1-022.
GATAGCTCCGGGCTTTAAAGGCATGCCAGCCAGCTGCACGAGCAATTTCTCAGTGGTGGCAACCGGAGTGGCAAGCACAACCAGATCTGCTTCTTTTACAGCGTTCTCCAGGTCCGGGGCAGCCTCATCAATAACACTCAAGGATACCGCCAGCTTTGTCTGGGCTTCATCTACATCTGTTCCTGTAATATAAACACCGGGATGTTCCTGTTTGATGGCAAGGGCAATTGACCCTCCGATCAGTCCCAGCCCGATAACTGCTGCTTTTTTCTGCATCTGTTTCCCTCCAGGCCTCTCTTTGTTTCCATAAATAAAAACACCCGGCCCCGAGCGGAGCCGGATTCCGGGTGTTGTCCGCTAAAGCCTGGCCTGCTGACGTTCAAGCACTTCACTCAGCGTCTGGCGAAAAGCTTCATTCTGCTCTTCGGTCCCTATCGTTACACGGATCGATTCCGGATAGCCGAGAGCTTCTCCTGAGCGGATGATGATACCCTTTTTCAGCATTTCGTCAAAAACAACGCTTCCTGCAACTCCTGTATGAATCAGCAGAAAATTGGTCTGCGAAGGGACATAGTCCAGGCCCTGTTCTTCACAGAAGGCTGTCATTTTATCGAGTTCAGTTTTATTTTTCTTCCGGCACTTCTCAATAAAGCCGCGGTCCTTCAAGGCTGCCGTTGCCGCCCGCTGAGCTACAGCTGTAACGTTGAACGGAGGCCGGACCGGATCCAGGGACTGAATCAACTCTTCATGGCTTACGCCATAACCGACCCGGAGAGAGGCCAGACCATAAGCCTTTGAGAATGTACGCAAAAGAAGAAGGTTCGGGTACTCCTGCAGCAGCTTCAGCGTATCCGGATAATCCTTTGCGGTCACGTATTCAATGTAAGCCTCGTCCGAAACGACCAGTACGTTTTCCGGGACCCGATCGAGAAATGCCACAAATGCTTCATCATTAATATAGGCGCCGGACGGATTGTTCGGGTTACATACCCAGACAATACGTGTCTGTTCATCAATCGCTTCAAGCATTGCTTCGAGCTGATGTTCTCCGTCCACTGCCGGAATTTCACGGATTTCCGCTCCTTCAATGGCCGCATTATGCTTGTACTGCGAAAACGATGGCACCGCCATGACGGTATTTGTGTCCGGCCCAAGCATGGCCCGGCAGAGCATTAAAATCACCTCGTCGGAACCGGCCCCAAACAGCAGCTGCTTTTCTCCAACATTCAGCTCCTCGGCCACTGCCTGGCGGAGCTCAGCTGCATAACCATCCGGATAAATTTCCGGATCGGCGGCCGCTTCTTCGATTGCTTGTTTGGCCTCCGGCGGGGCACCGTATGGATTTTCGTTGGAAGCCATTTTATGGACGGTGGTCAGTCCAAGCTCCCGTTTCACTTCTTCAATTGGTTTTCCCGGCTGGTAAGGCGTCATGCCTTTGATTTGTTTTTTAATATACAACTTCGTCACCTCGTCTTTGTATGCTGATTACTATCTTACGACGAAATTAACTCGGAGACAAAGGTTTTAATTTCGTTCAGTGCCTGCTCGCGCTCTGTCTTTTCAGCCGAAACGAGTGCCTCCTGCTGCTGTTCGACGATTTTCATAATCGCACTGCCGACGACAATGCCATCGCTCACGCCGTCGAGCAGCTCCACCTGCCGGCGGTTGGAGATGCCAAATCCAACAGCGACCGGCACCGTGCTTGCTTCTTTCACTTTGCGGATAAACGCATACGCCTCATCCGGGAAAGCGTCTCTCGTACCTGTTACACCAAGACTTGAAACGCAGTACAGAAAGCCCTGGGCCTGGGAGGCAATTTTTTCAATACGGTGGGCTGACGTCGGCGCCACAAGTGAAATGACCGACAGCTCCTTCTCTCTTGCAAGCTCACTGATAAAACTGCTTTCTTCCATGGGAAGATCCGGAATCAGTACCCCGTTCGCTCCCGCGGACGCCGCTTCTTTGACAAACGTTTCTTCTCCCATACGGAGCACGGGATTGACGTAGGAAAACACGACGACCGGAATCGTCAGTCCGCGTTCTCTCATCGTCCGGATCATGCGCAGAGCCCCTTTCAGGCTCATGCCTCCTTTGAGTGCGCGCTGGGCTGAGCGCTGAAGCAGCGGCCCATCAGCCAGCGGATCAGAATACGGAATGCCAAGCTCTAAAATATGGGCGCCCGCTTCCTGAAGCGAAAGAGCAATCGAAATGGTCGCTTCCTCATCCGGGTCCCCTGCCATAATAAATGGCACAAACAGAGGGTAAGGCGCCTGCGCTGCTGCTTCTTCCACAGACAGCACATTTGTTGCTTTATTCATCACTGCTCTCTCCTTCCATGCGGCGGCGGATCGTTTCAACGTCTTTATCTCCACGCCCCGAGAGGCAGATAACGATTCGTTCATTTCTGTCCATCTGTTTGGCCTTTTCAAATGCCAGGTAGAGCGCGTGAGAGGATTCAATTGCCGGTAGAATACCTTCTTTCTTCGTTAACAGCGAAAGTGCTTCAAGCGATTGTTCGTCTGTCACGCCCGTGTATTCCACGCGGCCGCTTTCGGCCAGATGGGCGTGCTCCGGACCAATGCCCGGGTAGTCCAGTCCGGCAGAAATAGAATACGGCTCAATAATCTGTCCATTTTCGTCCTGGATTAAATACGTCAGTGACCCGTGAATGACCCCGCGGGTGCCCTTTGAAATCGTTGCTGCGTGCAATGCTGTATGAATTCCCATACCAGCTGCCTCTGCCCCGTAAAGCTTTACATCGTCTTCCAGAAACGGATAAAACATGCCGATCGCATTGCTCCCGCCTCCCACGCATGCTGCAATCGCATCCGGAAGAGCGCCGCAACGCGTCTGCATCTGCCGTTTCGTTTCATCGCCGATGATCCGCTGATAATTCCGCACAATCATTGGATATGGATGCGGACCAACGACTGAACCGATTAAATAAAACGTATCTTCGACGTTGGTCACCCAGTAACGGATCGCTTCATTGGTGGCGTCTTTTAAGGTTTTGTTTCCGGACGATGCAGGCAGTACTTCTGCTCCCAGCAGCTCCATGCGGAAAACATTCAGCGCCTGCCGCTCCATATCCTCTTCGCCCATAAACACCTTGCACTCCAGCCCAAACTTAGCACAGACGGTCGCCGTCGCTACGCCGTGCTGGCCGGCGCCTGTTTCGGCAACGATTTTTGATTTCCCCATGCGTCTTGCCAGAAGCACCTGGCCGATGGCATTGTTTAATTTATGGGCACCGGTATGCAGAAGATCCTCCCGTTTTAAATAAATCTGAGCTCCGCCCAGATGCTCCGTCAAATGCCCCGCAAACGTCAGCGGCGTTTCGCGGCCGGCATATTCACGCAGAATATCCTGGTACTCCTCGTGAAAGGATTCATCCTCCCAGGCAGCGTTAAATGCCTCTTCAAGCTCCTCCAGTGCATACATGAGCGTTTCGGGTACATATTTTCCGCCATAATCCCCGTACCGTCCATGTTCATCGGGATATATCTGCTGCATAGCTATTCAACCTCTTCTCTAATTGTTCTAATAAACCGGCATCTTTTATTCCGTCTTTTTCCAGTCCACTGGAAATATCAATACCCGCCGGATGATACGCAAGCAGGTCTTCAACATTTTCCGGCCGAACTCCTCCTGCGATAAATAGCGGAAGCCGGTGGGCCTTTCCAGCTTTAATATAGCCCGGCACGTGCTCCCAGGCGAAGGATGCGCCGGCCCCTCCAAACCGGCCATTGACTTTGGCGTCGATGATGAAGCCATCCACGTAGTCCGCATAGGCATCAATCTGTTGATGCGTATATTCTCCGTGCGGCAGGGCTTTCCAAACATTCTTGCCAGTACGGTGCCGGATGATCGCCGCTTCTTCCGGCGGCTCCTCGCCGTGCAGCTGAATCACGTCTGCCTGTATTTCTTCCACGGTCGCAATCACTCTTCGCACCGGCGCATTCACAAACAGGGCGGTAACCTTTTTATCGTGCAGCGGGTGGACCTGCAGCCACTCGCGAACGGCTCCCGGCTCCACTTCCCGTTTCCCCGGGGCAAATACAAACCCCGCAAAGTCAGCAGAGGAAGAAGCTGAAAGCCGCACATCATTTTCGGAGTGCAGGCCGCACATTTTAAACATCGGTGTCTGTGGAGGCATGCTCGTTCACTCCCCGCAGTTTTAGTAAAGCTTCACGTACGTCCGGCTGCCTCATCAGGGATTCACCGACAAGCGCCGCCTCTGCCCCGAGCAGCTGTATATAATCAAGGTCTTCGTTTGTACGGATGCCGCTTTCACTGACGAGTACGCTGCCTTCCGGTATAAACGAAGCTGCTTTTCCTGTCTGCCCGAGTTCTGTATGAAACGTATGAAGATCACGGTTGTTGATGCCGATAATTTCCGGCGTAAACTGATGGAGAAGGTCGTGCAGCTTTTCGGGGGAATGTGCTTCTACAAGCACCTCCATCCCGAGCCCGTAAGCCTGCCGGTACAATTCGTGCAGCTTTTCCGGCGCAAGGGCTTCTGCGATCAGTAAAATAGCGTCTGCCCCGATCGCTGCACTTTCCTCCACCTGTCTGGCATCAATAATAAAGTCCTTGCGCAGTACAGGCAGAGAAGATATTTTTTTGACCGCTGTCAGATAGCTGCTGCTTCCCTGAAAATACGTTTCATCCGTCAGCACCGACAGGGCAGCGGCACCTCCCTGTTCATAGCCAAGAGCGATGGCCTCCGGATCAAAATCGCTCCGTATCAGTCCTTTGGAGGGCGAAGCTTTTTTGACTTCCGCAATAATCTGTACGTTCTGCGGATCCTGCTGCAGTGCTTTTTTCAGAGAATAAAACGGTACATCCGGACGCTCACCAACCGTAATATGGGAGAGCTCCTCCTGTTTAGTTTGCAGTATTTTTTCAAGCATACGTTGATTTAACCTCATTTCCCCGCAGGCGCTGCAGCTGCTGTTCGGCTTTGCCCCCGCGGATGACTTCCTCCGCAAGCTGCACGCCGTCTGCGATTGTTTCTGCCCGGCCGGCAGCATAAAATGCAGCACCCATGTTTAATAGTAAAATATCTTTTGCGGCTCCCGTTTCTGAGCCGTTAAAAATGCTTTCAATCAGCGCTGCGCTTTCTTCGGCTGTCTCCACCTGCACCTCTTCGACGGGAGCTCTCGTCAGCCCTGCCTCTTCCGGCGTAATTTCATATTTCGTAATCTCCCCGTCGCGAAGCTCCGTAATATAGGTACTGTCCGAAATTGTCATTTCATCCAGTCCATCTCTGCCGGTCACAAATAACGCCCGGCTCGCACCCAAATTTTTCAGTACGTAGGCCATTTTCTCTCCGTATTCCCGGTCAAACACACCGACCACCTGAATATCAGCATTTGCCGGATTTGTTAACGGCCCGAGCACGTTAAAGATTGTACGAAAACCGAGTTCTTTTCTTGGAGTGCCTGCATGCTTCATCGCTACGTGGTAAAGCGGGGCAAACAAAAAGGCAAGCCCTTTTTCCTGCAGTGCTTTAACCGCTTCCTCAGGTCCTGACTGCACGGGCACCTGCAGTGTTTCCAATACGTCGGCGCTGCCGCTTTTGGATGATACCGAGCGGTTGCCGTGCTTGGCTACCCTGATCCCCGCTCCGCTTAACGCGATCGCAGAAGCAGTGGAAATATTGTACGTTGAACTTACGTCGCCGCCGGTTCCGCACGTATCGAGAAGAGAAGGCTCCTCATGCTCTAACGAAAGGGCGTGACGGCGCATACTGCGGACAAATCCGGTCAGCTCTTCCACCGTCTCGCCCCGGAAACGCATAATGGAAATAAGACCGGCAATCTGGCTCGGTGTAGCCTCTCCCTGCATAATAAAGTCCATTGCCTGTTCTGCTTCCTGTTCTTTTAGTGTATGCCCCTCAATACATTTATTCAACAGTGCTTTAAGCATGAATATTCTCTCCCTTCTCATCGGTGAACATTGCTTCGGCAGCGGCTACAGTACGGAGAAGAGCGGCTGCTTTATTCTGCGTCTCTTCGTATTCCGATGCCGGGTCTGAATCGGCAACGATACCAGCACCGGCCTGGACCTTTGCTGTCTGATTTTCCACAAGCATCGTCCGGATGGCAATGCAGGAGTCAATGTTGCCGTCAAAGCCCATATAGCACACAGCACCGGCGTACATTCCGCGTCTTGTCGGCTCGAGTTCCTTTAAAATTTCCATCGCACGGATTTTCGGTGCTCCGGAAACGGTTCCGGCCGGGAAAGCAGATTGGAGAGCTGCGACCGGGGAAACGAAAGGAGAAAGCCTTCCTGTCACCTTCGAAATAATATGCATCACGTGAGAAAAACGGACTGTTTCAAGCAGCACCGGCGTTTCCACCGTGCCGTAGGAGGCAATCCGCCCAACATCATTTCGAGCCAAATCAACGAGCATAAAGTGCTCCGCCCGCTCTTTTTCATCGGCAAGCAGTTCTTCTTCGAGTGCTTTATCTTCTGTGTCGGTCTGTCCCCGTTTGCGGGTTCCGGCAATCGGATGAATTTCCACGTGACCGTCCAGCACCTGCACGAGCCGTTCCGGAGAGCTTCCCACCACTTCAGTTTCGCCAAGCCGCAGGTAAAACAAGTACGGCGACGGATTAATCATGCGAAGCACCCGGTAAAGGTCGAAGCCACTCACCGTTGTCGGCAGCTCAAAGCGCTGGGACAGCACTGTCTGAAATACGTCTCCGGCTACAATATATTCCTTAATTTTCTCCACCGCATCCATGAAATCTTCCTTCGAATAATTGGACTGGACCCGGCTGAAGTCCACGGCTGTATTTTTTTCAAGCGGCGGATACATCGCGGAGCCGGAATTACCGTTCTGAAGACTTTTTTGAAGCTTCCCTACCGTTGCCTTCGCTTCCTCAAAGCGTTTTTCAGGTTCTTTCTCTGTATGTTCATCATAATAGATGATCGTCAGCTCTTTGTTCGTCTGATCGAGCGCCATAATCGTGCGGCAGTACACAAAGTGTATGCGTGATTCCGGGGCATTCTCCGGCGCAAGCTTTGGCTCAAACAATTCCACAGCATCGTACGAGAGGGCCCCGACAGCACCGCCTTTAAATGGGAGATCCACATCCGGCAGCGAAGGATCAATATAGTCTGTCGCCTGCTGCATGCAGGCTTCCAGATCGGAAGCTGTAAGTATGAGGGCGCCGTCCGTTTTCTCGAGACGGAATTCTCCTCCCTGCTCTACAATCCGGTAGGAGGGATGAAGCCCGACAAACGAGTAGCGCGACCATGGAGAGGCTTCGTCTTTACTTTCAAGCAGATATACTGCGTCCTCCTGAAAGTGACGAAATACATCAATGGGGGTGAGGGTATCGGAAAAGTAATGCTCCATATATGGAATTGTGCGGTGGGATAAAGACGCGTCAGTGAATGCCTGCTTCGTTGTTTTGGTCACGGTTTTTCCTCCTTTAATAGGAAAAGCATGCCAGAACACGAGAAAAACCTCTCTGGGGACAGAGAGGCATGATAGAAGAGAACCCTGCATATACTACGCAGGATTTATTGGTTAAATGTGTT
Proteins encoded in this region:
- the hisC gene encoding histidinol-phosphate transaminase, producing the protein MYIKKQIKGMTPYQPGKPIEEVKRELGLTTVHKMASNENPYGAPPEAKQAIEEAAADPEIYPDGYAAELRQAVAEELNVGEKQLLFGAGSDEVILMLCRAMLGPDTNTVMAVPSFSQYKHNAAIEGAEIREIPAVDGEHQLEAMLEAIDEQTRIVWVCNPNNPSGAYINDEAFVAFLDRVPENVLVVSDEAYIEYVTAKDYPDTLKLLQEYPNLLLLRTFSKAYGLASLRVGYGVSHEELIQSLDPVRPPFNVTAVAQRAATAALKDRGFIEKCRKKNKTELDKMTAFCEEQGLDYVPSQTNFLLIHTGVAGSVVFDEMLKKGIIIRSGEALGYPESIRVTIGTEEQNEAFRQTLSEVLERQQARL
- the trpA gene encoding tryptophan synthase subunit alpha, which translates into the protein MNKATNVLSVEEAAAQAPYPLFVPFIMAGDPDEEATISIALSLQEAGAHILELGIPYSDPLADGPLLQRSAQRALKGGMSLKGALRMIRTMRERGLTIPVVVFSYVNPVLRMGEETFVKEAASAGANGVLIPDLPMEESSFISELAREKELSVISLVAPTSAHRIEKIASQAQGFLYCVSSLGVTGTRDAFPDEAYAFIRKVKEASTVPVAVGFGISNRRQVELLDGVSDGIVVGSAIMKIVEQQQEALVSAEKTEREQALNEIKTFVSELISS
- the trpB gene encoding tryptophan synthase subunit beta, translated to MQQIYPDEHGRYGDYGGKYVPETLMYALEELEEAFNAAWEDESFHEEYQDILREYAGRETPLTFAGHLTEHLGGAQIYLKREDLLHTGAHKLNNAIGQVLLARRMGKSKIVAETGAGQHGVATATVCAKFGLECKVFMGEEDMERQALNVFRMELLGAEVLPASSGNKTLKDATNEAIRYWVTNVEDTFYLIGSVVGPHPYPMIVRNYQRIIGDETKRQMQTRCGALPDAIAACVGGGSNAIGMFYPFLEDDVKLYGAEAAGMGIHTALHAATISKGTRGVIHGSLTYLIQDENGQIIEPYSISAGLDYPGIGPEHAHLAESGRVEYTGVTDEQSLEALSLLTKKEGILPAIESSHALYLAFEKAKQMDRNERIVICLSGRGDKDVETIRRRMEGESSDE
- a CDS encoding phosphoribosylanthranilate isomerase; this encodes MPPQTPMFKMCGLHSENDVRLSASSSADFAGFVFAPGKREVEPGAVREWLQVHPLHDKKVTALFVNAPVRRVIATVEEIQADVIQLHGEEPPEEAAIIRHRTGKNVWKALPHGEYTHQQIDAYADYVDGFIIDAKVNGRFGGAGASFAWEHVPGYIKAGKAHRLPLFIAGGVRPENVEDLLAYHPAGIDISSGLEKDGIKDAGLLEQLEKRLNSYAADISR
- the trpC gene encoding indole-3-glycerol phosphate synthase TrpC; protein product: MLEKILQTKQEELSHITVGERPDVPFYSLKKALQQDPQNVQIIAEVKKASPSKGLIRSDFDPEAIALGYEQGGAAALSVLTDETYFQGSSSYLTAVKKISSLPVLRKDFIIDARQVEESAAIGADAILLIAEALAPEKLHELYRQAYGLGMEVLVEAHSPEKLHDLLHQFTPEIIGINNRDLHTFHTELGQTGKAASFIPEGSVLVSESGIRTNEDLDYIQLLGAEAALVGESLMRQPDVREALLKLRGVNEHASTDTDV
- the trpD gene encoding anthranilate phosphoribosyltransferase, with amino-acid sequence MLKALLNKCIEGHTLKEQEAEQAMDFIMQGEATPSQIAGLISIMRFRGETVEELTGFVRSMRRHALSLEHEEPSLLDTCGTGGDVSSTYNISTASAIALSGAGIRVAKHGNRSVSSKSGSADVLETLQVPVQSGPEEAVKALQEKGLAFLFAPLYHVAMKHAGTPRKELGFRTIFNVLGPLTNPANADIQVVGVFDREYGEKMAYVLKNLGASRALFVTGRDGLDEMTISDSTYITELRDGEITKYEITPEEAGLTRAPVEEVQVETAEESAALIESIFNGSETGAAKDILLLNMGAAFYAAGRAETIADGVQLAEEVIRGGKAEQQLQRLRGNEVKSTYA
- the trpE gene encoding anthranilate synthase component I produces the protein MTKTTKQAFTDASLSHRTIPYMEHYFSDTLTPIDVFRHFQEDAVYLLESKDEASPWSRYSFVGLHPSYRIVEQGGEFRLEKTDGALILTASDLEACMQQATDYIDPSLPDVDLPFKGGAVGALSYDAVELFEPKLAPENAPESRIHFVYCRTIMALDQTNKELTIIYYDEHTEKEPEKRFEEAKATVGKLQKSLQNGNSGSAMYPPLEKNTAVDFSRVQSNYSKEDFMDAVEKIKEYIVAGDVFQTVLSQRFELPTTVSGFDLYRVLRMINPSPYLFYLRLGETEVVGSSPERLVQVLDGHVEIHPIAGTRKRGQTDTEDKALEEELLADEKERAEHFMLVDLARNDVGRIASYGTVETPVLLETVRFSHVMHIISKVTGRLSPFVSPVAALQSAFPAGTVSGAPKIRAMEILKELEPTRRGMYAGAVCYMGFDGNIDSCIAIRTMLVENQTAKVQAGAGIVADSDPASEYEETQNKAAALLRTVAAAEAMFTDEKGENIHA